From the genome of Periplaneta americana isolate PAMFEO1 chromosome 15, P.americana_PAMFEO1_priV1, whole genome shotgun sequence, one region includes:
- the LOC138715263 gene encoding uncharacterized protein isoform X3 produces the protein MQRAEMETRLREEAEKKLMDIVEQMELLSNNDEEITAREEKLAYLETKAGHQEKLANIERELRSEAERKFQLLKIIISGKQNQNGSQVSINNDNKQEFYTRKTEAVDTRGQHFEIYVNSLLFLRSLTKGNFKLASNIDVEGSFDDIFLITENNTFVLQLKYNKIRKTLQKSQIRQVGGDFSVWQLCKAYHDLKKCWKQEFGEFDEAKFIMFTNRTCSQNPEHASWTPLLNSDGMCFSYTDDTDFKNLSTYQTLLSDFINGNQSVDRAQVLKTYQVLAGDLNKTFPDTKKLIKLRNTLESFNNLPDFKNFLSRLWFFTGQASLEELEILIKSELKNLCGKADENDLKYFLNGMKSWWEPKSKKMPFLKQNCDLWQKMMIKSHYIANINNDTLADLNMPDVKFDTAVLNNMSQNFQSAGQLFNIVNNGTDNSTVLSCLKVQQSLDKSDETYLLVNSKTFVAHYEEVQAIWGRWCKLLVVLADGSVDVNALTKDISKYPNKKLIFVSSPCPNLLGFQSIVDDVSFEEFDKDSQKKLLNTDVTFQDHKITLEQLLGNLQNFVPLLNTDVITEVWKGCTVGNSLNNPYKYYIPRSLELRDRVKDDILKHKTPQNPPKLIVRSPSRLDCLQDPGSSPRRDHSQTRQEEEQDEVNHQCIIEIVDDEENFLAPRNDDTNVHWLDFDGNCFIWKKSKGDVKLVKDYLLDETSVFKNVNSVMEIPHQFVILSAEPGMGKSTLIDHMASKTKEASPTTWVISLNLNKLSAALNNLPDNIKMPDAISFLLENCKITEYFKPLFRQKLEAMDDVCIFLDAYDEVCTYANKVNQILQHLQETNIKYLWVTTRIDRKAVVEENLVSLSFSLLPFSEPDQKEFLKKYWRGKNGTRQTVSDVDSFADEVLKLTKKSLNDRDRKFTGIPLLSMLIAEAFEKYLSNLSNLPSRVDLVNLFTRFIDRKFTVYYEKYEIPMEKDGPKADYKKLKDTFETDHMMAALLTLLPKKDWKFEYDTNSEESNHTLDVVEKSSSIIEDFEKGNEKKGIIMDCVNGIPVFLHKTFAEFYAALWYKDNYRKIKENMKEKLLNLDFQLVRVFFDRLLCCRMSVHSAVLNQDPGKVKELLDTNQNDLDARDDGGRTAVFLAVMNFTEKETETIDARMKVLQALLDKNANTEISDNVFGLKPLTLALRIEAWHAVGLLLRKCGTNHPEVLSLMKENMKNGKHVEDALIVANKHGFKELVEYIIDCGSSISLRIFDGSNKSNMIHIAAKNGHYDLVKFLVEEKNSDMTWRDSTNLSTPLMLAAEEGRLNIVKYMTCKSLQIYGENRDFLRNPIINIRDAKGKTALLRAAESGQLEIVEFLIRYTHTLDRDNEGNNILCCAAMSNNELLVKFLLKRKLDVNYHNNMHQTPLWLASRYGRLAIVKLLLLWKEAKINVWEHDTRYTPLHIAAMWGHLDVVKFLVRNNADYNARAKNGDTPLHRARKYKRSDVIQYLESLEQKLHKPSDFPAKYR, from the exons ATGCAGAGAGCTGAAATGGAGACAAGATTGAGAGAAGAAGCTGAAAAGAAGTTGATGGATATAGTAGAG CAAATGGAACTACTTTCTAACAATGACGAAGAGATTACAGCTCGGGAAGAGAAGTTAGCATATTTGGAGACTAAAGCAGGTCATCAGGAGAAATTGGCTAATATAGAGAGAGAGTTACGGAGTGAAGCTGAAAGAAAATTTCAACTCTTGAAAATA ATAATTTCTGGCAAACAGAATCAAAACGGGTCACAGGTCAGCATTAATAAT GATAATAAACAGGAATTCTACACAAGAAAGACAGAAGCAGTGGATACGAGAGGACAACATTTTGAAATATACGTCAATTCCCTTCTGTTTTTGAGATCATTAACAAAAGGTAACTTCAAACTTGCTAGCAACATTGATGTTGAAGGATCCTTTGATGATATTTTTCTGATAACAGAGAATAATACTTTTGTACTGCAACTAAAGtataacaaaataagaaaaactttGCAAAAATCACAGATCCGGCAAGTGGGTGGAGACTTCAGTGTCTGGCAACTCTGCAAAGCATATCATGATCTTAAGAAATGCTGGAAGCAAGAGTTTGGTGAATTTGATGAGGCTAAATTTATTATGTTCACGAACAGAACATGCTCTCAAAACCCTGAGCATGCATCCTGGACACCTTTACTGAATTCTGATGGTATGTGTTTTTCTTATACTGATGATACGGACTTCAAAAATTTATCCACATATCAGACACTTCTTTCTGATTTTATTAACGGGAACCAAAGTGTAGATAGAGCACAAGTATTGAAAACTTATCAAGTGTTAGCAGGTGATTTAAATAAAACATTCCCTGatacaaaaaaattgataaaattgcgTAATACTTTAGAATCATTTAATAACTTGCCAGATTTTAAGAACTTTTTGTCCCGTTTGTGGTTCTTCACAGGACAAGCAAGTTTAGAAGAATTGGAAATCTTAATAAAGAGTGAACTGAAAAATTTATGTGGGAAAGCAGATGAAaacgatttaaaatattttctgaatgGAATGAAAAGTTGGTGGGAACCTAAGAGTAAAAAGATGCCCTTCCTCAAACAAAATTGTGATCTTTGGCAGAAGATGATGATAAAGTCTCATTATATTGCtaacattaataatgatacaTTGGCAGATTTAAATATGCCTGATGTAAAGTTTGACACTGCTGTACTGAATAATATGAGTCAAAATTTTCAATCAGCAGGCCAATTATTCAACATTGTCAACAATGGTACAGATAACAGCACTGTTCTGAGTTGCCTCAAGGTGCAACAGAGCTTAGATAAATCAGATGAGACATATTTGTTAGTGAATAGTAAAACCTTTGTAGCTCACTATGAAGAGGTGCAGGCCATTTGGGGTCGATGGTGTAAGCTGTTAGTCGTGCTGGCTGATGGAAGTGTAGATGTGAATGCTCTGACTAAAGATATTAGTAAATAtccaaataagaaattaatttttgtatctaGTCCATGTCCTAATTTATTAGGTTTCCAGAGCATTGTTGATGATGTAAGTTTTGAGGAATTCGACAAAGACTCTCAGAAGAAATTGTTGAATACAGATGTGACATTTCAAGACCATAAAATTACTCTCGAGCAGCTACTgggaaatttacaaaattttgtaccTTTATTGAATACCGATGTTATCACAGAAGTATGGAAAGGCTGCACTGTGGGAAATTCATTAAACAATCCGTATAAATACTACATTCCTCGAAGTTTGGAGCTCAGAGATAGAGTTAAGGATGACATCTTGAAACACAAAACTCCTCAAAATCCTCCAAAACTTATTGTGAGGAGCCCGTCTCGGTTGGATTGTCTGCAAGATCCTGGGAGTTCACCCAGAAGAGACCATTCACAGACAAGGCAAGAAGAGGAACAAGACGAAGTAAATCATCAGTGCATCATAGAGATTGTTGATGATGAGGAAAACTTTCTCGCACCAAGAAATGATGATACAAATGTTCATTGGCTTGATTTCGATGGAAATTGTTTCATCTGGAAGAAGTCGAAAGGAGATGTAAAATTAGTAAAGGATTATCTTTTAGATGAAACGTCCGTATTTAAAAACGTGAATTCCGTTATGGAAATTCCTCACCAGTTTGTAATACTGAGCGCAGAGCCTGGAATGGGTAAGTCTACGTTAATAGACCACATGGCCAGCAAAACTAAGGAAGCTTCTCCTACAACATGGGTTATCAGCTTGAATCTCAACAAATTATCAGCTGCACTGAACAACCTGCCAGACAATATCAAAATGCCAGATGCCATCAGTTTTCTTTTGGAAAATTGTaaaatcacagaatattttaaaccTTTATTCAGACAAAAATTGGAGGCAATGGATGACGTATGTATATTTTTAGATGCATATGACGAAGTTTGTACGTATGCAAACAAAGTAAATCAAATATTACAGCATCTTCAAGAAACCAATATCAAGTATTTGTGGGTTACAACAAGAATTGATAGGAAAGCTGTTGTGGAAGAGAATTTGGTCTCTCTGTCTTTTTCCTTGCTGCCTTTTTCAGAACCAGATCAGAAGGAGTTTTTAAAGAAATACTGGAGAGGGAAAAATGGTACTCGGCAAACAGTGTCAGATGTGGATAGTTTTGCTGATGAGGTGCTGAAATTGACGAAGAAGTCCTTAAATGACAGGGACAGAAAGTTTACAGGCATTCCTCTTCTGTCCATGCTGATtgcagaagcatttgaaaaatatttgtccAACCTTAGTAATTTGCCATCAAGAGTGGACCTTGTTAATCTTTTTACAAGATTTATTGATAGAAAATTTACTGTTTACTATGAGAAGTATGAGATACCAATGGAAAAGGATGGCCCAAAGGCAGACTATAAAAAACTGAAGGATACATTTGAAACAGATCATATGATGGCAGCTCTGTTAACTTTATTGCCCAAAAAAGACTGGAAATTTGAATATGATACTAATTCAGAAGAGAGCAATCACACTCTGGATGTTGTAGAGAAATCGAGCAGTATTATCGAAGATTTTGAGAAAGGTAACGAGAAAAAGGGAATTATCATGGACTGTGTTAATGGAATTCCCGTTTTTCTGCATAAAACTTTTGCAGAATTCTATGCTGCATTGTGGTATAAGGATAATTACAGAAAAATTAAAGAGAATATGAAAGAGAAATTGTTAAATTTAGACTTTCAACTTGTACGAGTTTTTTTTGATCGACTTCTATGCTGTCGCATGTCTGTGCATTCTGCAGTTCTAAATCAAGATCCAGGCAAAGTGAAAGAATTATTAGACACAAATCAAAATGATTTAGATGCAAGAGATGATGGTGGTAGAACTGCAGTGTTCCTGGCTGTTATGAATTTTACAGAAAAAGAGACTGAAACAATTGATGCCAGAATGAAAGTGTTACAAGCTCTATTGGATAAGAATGCTAATACTGAAATTTCAGACAATGTCTTTGGATTGAAGCCATTGACATTAGCTCTCCGCATTGAAGCATGGCATGCTGTGGGTTTATTGTTACGAAAATGTGGAACTAACCACCCTGAAGTGTTGTCACTTATGaaggaaaatatgaaaaatgggAAGCATGTGGAAGATGCATTAATAGTGGCTAACAAACATGGTTTCAAAGAACTTGTGGAATACATAATAGATTGTGGTAGTTCTATCTCTTTGAGAATATTTGACGGTTCTAACAAAAGTAATATGATACACATAGCTGCCAAAAATGGCCATTATGATCTAGTTAAGTTTCTGGTAGAGGAAAAGAATTCTGATATGACATGGCGTGATAGTACAAACCTTAGTACTCCTCTAATGTTGGCAGCAGAAGAAGGTAgacttaatattgtaaaatatatgaCATGCAAGAGTTTACAAATTTATGGTGAAAACAGAGATTTTCTAAGAAATCCTATCATCAATATTCGTGATGCAAAAGGAAAGACTGCGCTCTTGCGAGCAGCAGAATCTGGCCAGTTAGAAATAGTGGAATTTCTAATACGTTACACTCATACTTTAGATCGCGATAATGAGGGTAACAATATCTTGTGTTGTGCTGCAATGTCTAACAATGAGCTTCTTGTTAAATTCTTACTCAAAAGAAAACTAGATGTAAACTACCACAACAATATGCATCAGACACCCCTATGGCTTGCCTCTAGATATGGGCGATTGGCTATTGTCAAGTTATTATTGTTATGGAAGGAGGCAAAAATTAATGTGTGGGAACATGATACACGTTACACACCCCTCCACATAGCAGCAATGTGGGGTCATCTGGATGTGGTTAAGTTTTTAGTAAGAAATAATGCTGATTATAATGCACGTGCTAAAAACGGAGATACACCACTTCATAGAGCTAGAAAATATAAACGTTCAGATGTGATCCAGTATTTAGAAAGTCttgaacaaaaattacacaaGCCTTCTGATTTTCCTGCAAAATACCGATAA